TGAATGTCGCAACGGTGATAGGGTTCACCATGAGCGGGATTTAATGCGGGTCTGTTTACGTCTGTGGAAGTGGTTACCGTTGCAGAATTCTGGGCAGTAGCATCAGTTGCAGCAGTATTTTCTCCCGCTGGAGCCGCAGTTGCTTCTGACGTGGCTTTAGTTTGAGATTCTGTTGCTTTTGTGTTTTTGCACGAAACTGTAAAAGCTGCGGCTGCAAAAAGCAATAATGATATTTTTTTCATAAGAATTGATTTAATTTTTTCTAAAACGAAACATCCAGACCAAGATACACATTTGCCGGCATAATCGGGGCATACACCATTCCGCCGTCGAAATAATCGCCAAATGGATTCTTCGCGTCAATAATCGGCTGGTCCTGTGTATAGCTTGTCAGGTTTTCTCCACCCAAATATACACGAATATTTTTATTGAAGTTTCTTGAAATCTGTGCATTCAAAGTCGCAAAGGAATCAGAATATTCAGGAAGTCTGAATTCTGCAGGATTTGCATTTAAATTGGGTAATTTCTGCTTTCCCACAAGCTGTAGTGTCGTATCAAAACTCCAGAAAGCACCTCTGTCATTTTTATCAGTAGCATACGACGCATTAAAGAAGCCCCGGTTTTTTGCCATAAATGGGATCTCTCTTTTTCCTCCTGAATAATCGGCCTGAACATCATAATATTTGTAGGCTAAACGAAGTTCAAGATTTTTTGCAGGAGTAAAGTCGAGCTGAGTTTGAAAACTGTTTGCATACGAAGTTCCGTCAAGATTATAAAACACAATTTTGTTTGGAGAGATGTCCAGATCTGCCAAAACCTGATCCTGGAAATCGGTTCTGAAAAAATCCGCAACCAATGTCGCTTTTCTGTTGAACAATTTAAATTCCTGCTGAAGGCTGGCTCCGTAATTCCAGGCAATCTCTGGCTTCAAGTCATAAATGTTTCCGCCGTTTCCTAAGATTTCAATCTGGCGGTTTGAAGCAAAATACTGTTGATTTTCTGCAAAAATATTGGCCGTTCTGAACCCTTTTCCTGCGGAAAGTCTCAGAATTGTTTTCGGAGAAATATCGTATTTAAAATTAAGTCTTGGGGTAAACTGTGTTCCGGCAAGGTTGTGAAAATCTGTTCTTGCTCCGGCCACCAAAGTGTATTTTAAACCGGTTAAAGTATATTCAAAGAATACTCCGGGAATAGTTTCTGTCCTCTGAAAATTCTGAGTTAGATAGTTTTCATCAAAATCATCATACAGGAAACTTGCTCCGGTTTTGTATTTATGATTGGTATTTCCGAAAATACTTTCAAATATTAAATTGGAATAAAAGGTTTTCTGATTTCCCAAATAATTTCTGTTTCCAAAAAAACTGTCCTGCTGATGATAGGTGAACTGATTCATCCATCCGATACTTTGATAAGGTTTTCCTTTAAAAACGTATCCTGTTTTATTCCAAATGTCGAATTTAGAAATGTCAATTCCCACTCCGTAAAAGCTTTGCTGTGAACGGTCTGTATTTTTATCGAAATCTGTCTGACCGCCGAATCTTTCATCTTTAACGAAACTTATTCCGAAATGTGTCCCCAAACCTGAGTGTTCCAAATCATTGTAATTCAGCAAATAAGATGCATTAATCTGGTTTCCTGTCGGTTGGTCTAAGAAACCGTCGTCATTCGTGTCCATCTTTGCTAAAGTGGCATTTCCGTGCAGAAGTACCGACTGGTTCCAGTGGTCCGTAAGTTGGGTAGTTGAGGTGATATTGGATTCAAATCTCCCATTGATGTCTCCGAAAAAATTGATGGCAGTTTCGGGTTTTTCCTGCATTTTTAAAAGTTCGGTATTGATTTGTCCGGTAATACTTTCGAAGCCGTTGGTCACGGTGCTTCCTCCTTTCGTAAGCTGAATTCCGCCAATCCATCTGCCGGGAATTAAATTCATTCCATAAGGTGACGCCAAACCTCGGATGGAGGGTAGTAATTCTTTAGTTAAAGAGGTGTATTTCTGATCTAAACCCAACATTTTCAACTGTTTGGTTCCGGTAACGGCGTTGCTGAAAGATACATCAACAGTGGCATTGGTTTCAAAACTTTCAGAAAGGTTACAGCAAGCTGCTTTTAGCAATTCCTTGGAACTGATATTGAACGTAAGACCCGTTTCTTTTTTGTTAAGTGCTGTAGCCTCAGCCATTTTTATGAGTTTTACTTCTTCAATACTTTTGTCAACATGATCTGCATGTTGGGTAAAGTCTTTTTTAGGAGCAGGTACTTCTTCTAGATGGACTAAATCGCTTTTCACGCCCAAAGGCAGGGTGCGGTCATATAAACAGCAATCGGGAAGATTATTATAAACTGCATCACTTGCTGTGTATTTTTCATTATCATGTCCTACCTCGGCAATCACTTTCAAAACTGCGTCTGCTGATGTTTTTACGGGATTGAAACTTAGGGTCACAATTTGGGTTTCAGGATCCCAATTCGCTGAATCTGCGCCGGCGGTTTTTGCAGCTTTTTCAATTCTTGTCTTACACGAAACGCAGTTTCCTCTTACAAAAAACTGATTTTCCCCTTTTGTAGGTTTGCTCGGTTCTGCATTTGTTACTGTTAGAAAAGAAGGTTCTCTTAGGTAAAGACAACATCCGGGAAGGTTTCTGTACACTTCATCCGTAGCCGAAAATTTTTCGTTGTCGTGACCTACGTCCGCGATTTTTTTTAGAATTTCATCAGAACTTACTTTTCCCGCATCATATTCTACTGTAAGCTGCTGAGAATCTGAGTTCCAGTTGGCGTAAGTTGCCCCGCTTTTTTTGGCGGTTGTTTCTATTCTTTCTTTACACATTCCACATTCCCCTTTTACTTTAAAGGTTGATTTAGTAATGGTTTGTGAATATAATAAGTTGGATAATAAGAGTGAAAAAGCCACAAGACTTTTTAAAAATGTTTTCATTTTTTAAAATATATTAATTTAATAAAGTGAGCCAAAAGCACATACTTTAGGCTGTGAGTCAATAAATTAAGCTATTTTTGGCGGTTGCCAGATGTTATGAAAACTTGAGGAAAAAAAAGAAATTTCGTAATTGAATTTCAGCTGATGAGTGAGAAGAACTTTATCTGCCGACTGGTATGCATCAGAAAGGTAAAGATTCAGAACAAAATTCACTGAACACGAATGACAGTTCGAGCAGTCATTGCTGCAAGTATTTTTCTCCGATGTTCCCGAAGGACTCTCCGAATGGCAGGATGTTGTTTTTTCAGTTTTGCAACAGTCATCTTTCTTCGCTTTTTTGTCGCAGCATTCCATTTTCGCATCCTGTGCAAAAAGGGTCTGCGTTGGAAGAATAAAAACTCCCAAACCAAAAATTATTAAAAAGATTTTTAACGTTCTTAACATCTGAAAGCAAAATTACAAAAATAATTCTGAACTAGAGGCGAGTTAAAGTTTCTTAAAAAACAGTTAAAAAAAGCAGTTGCAACGATCTGATAACTAATTAACTGTATTTTTGCCGGGTCAAATTTATTTAACATAATACAGAATGAAGAAAGTCCTTTTATCACTGGTTACCGTCCTCTTTTTTGCAACATCGTTTTATACGCTCGATTCAACAAAGGAAACAATACCAGAAACTCCCAATAAAAAAACCTCCCTACCGATACTAAAAAAATCAACTTTAAGAGAAGATAACTCAGCAGATATTTACAATGCTATCAGTTTTGAAAACAGCAATACATTGAATCCCGAAGTTTTTAATAAGGCGTTTTTAGGTTTCAACAATCTTAAGAAAGCCGATAAACTTCCTGAAACTTCAAATTTAATCAGTATCGTCGATTTTTCACTTTCATCAACACAAAAGCGCCTTTGGGTAATTGATTTGGAGAAGAAAGTTGTAGTTTTCAATTCGTTGGTTGCGCACGGAAAAAATACGGGAGAAGAATTTGCACAGAAATTTTCGAACACCGAAAGTTCTTACCAAAGCAGCCTTGGTTTTTACATTACCGAAAGTACGTACAACGGCAGCAACGGATATTCCCTCAAGCTTTTAGGGATGGATCCGGGTTATAATGATGCGGCTCTGCAAAGAGCGATCGTGATGCATGGAGCAGATTACGTGAGTGAAGATTTCATCAAATCTCAAAAAAGAATTGGCAGAAGCTGGGGTTGCCCAGCAGTTCCCAGAGCTTTGGCAGAACCGATCATCAATACAATAA
The window above is part of the Kaistella faecalis genome. Proteins encoded here:
- a CDS encoding TonB-dependent receptor domain-containing protein, encoding MKTFLKSLVAFSLLLSNLLYSQTITKSTFKVKGECGMCKERIETTAKKSGATYANWNSDSQQLTVEYDAGKVSSDEILKKIADVGHDNEKFSATDEVYRNLPGCCLYLREPSFLTVTNAEPSKPTKGENQFFVRGNCVSCKTRIEKAAKTAGADSANWDPETQIVTLSFNPVKTSADAVLKVIAEVGHDNEKYTASDAVYNNLPDCCLYDRTLPLGVKSDLVHLEEVPAPKKDFTQHADHVDKSIEEVKLIKMAEATALNKKETGLTFNISSKELLKAACCNLSESFETNATVDVSFSNAVTGTKQLKMLGLDQKYTSLTKELLPSIRGLASPYGMNLIPGRWIGGIQLTKGGSTVTNGFESITGQINTELLKMQEKPETAINFFGDINGRFESNITSTTQLTDHWNQSVLLHGNATLAKMDTNDDGFLDQPTGNQINASYLLNYNDLEHSGLGTHFGISFVKDERFGGQTDFDKNTDRSQQSFYGVGIDISKFDIWNKTGYVFKGKPYQSIGWMNQFTYHQQDSFFGNRNYLGNQKTFYSNLIFESIFGNTNHKYKTGASFLYDDFDENYLTQNFQRTETIPGVFFEYTLTGLKYTLVAGARTDFHNLAGTQFTPRLNFKYDISPKTILRLSAGKGFRTANIFAENQQYFASNRQIEILGNGGNIYDLKPEIAWNYGASLQQEFKLFNRKATLVADFFRTDFQDQVLADLDISPNKIVFYNLDGTSYANSFQTQLDFTPAKNLELRLAYKYYDVQADYSGGKREIPFMAKNRGFFNASYATDKNDRGAFWSFDTTLQLVGKQKLPNLNANPAEFRLPEYSDSFATLNAQISRNFNKNIRVYLGGENLTSYTQDQPIIDAKNPFGDYFDGGMVYAPIMPANVYLGLDVSF
- a CDS encoding murein L,D-transpeptidase catalytic domain family protein, producing MKKVLLSLVTVLFFATSFYTLDSTKETIPETPNKKTSLPILKKSTLREDNSADIYNAISFENSNTLNPEVFNKAFLGFNNLKKADKLPETSNLISIVDFSLSSTQKRLWVIDLEKKVVVFNSLVAHGKNTGEEFAQKFSNTESSYQSSLGFYITESTYNGSNGYSLKLLGMDPGYNDAALQRAIVMHGADYVSEDFIKSQKRIGRSWGCPAVPRALAEPIINTIKGKNLLFIYYPDQQYLSKSEWLKNSETI